In the genome of Bacillus sp. S3, one region contains:
- a CDS encoding metal-sulfur cluster assembly factor, which yields MNEELKENIMGALELVIDPELGVDIVNLGLVYNAEMDEEGKVTITMTLTSMGCPLAGTIVDQVKRALADIPEIKDVDVDIVWNPPWNKEMMSRYAKIALGIR from the coding sequence AATTAAAAGAAAATATAATGGGTGCATTGGAGCTAGTGATCGATCCGGAGCTGGGCGTTGATATTGTAAACTTGGGTTTGGTTTATAATGCTGAAATGGACGAGGAAGGTAAAGTGACAATCACAATGACGTTAACATCAATGGGCTGTCCGCTTGCAGGAACCATTGTAGACCAAGTGAAAAGAGCTTTAGCCGATATTCCTGAAATTAAGGATGTTGATGTGGACATTGTTTGGAATCCGCCTTGGAATAAAGAGATGATGTCACGTTACGCAAAAATTGCCTTAGGCATTCGCTAG